One Phyllopteryx taeniolatus isolate TA_2022b chromosome 20, UOR_Ptae_1.2, whole genome shotgun sequence genomic window, TCCGCGTGGTTTACCGCCACACGGAGCGCACGCTGAGCCAACAGGAAGTAGACGCGGTCCACGGCGAGATCCAACGGCGAGCCGAGACGCAGCTGGGCGTGGAGGGACGCTACTGAAGCCGTCGCTTTATAAGGTACGCGCTCACGCGACCATGACGCGTCGTCCTCAGTCGCCAAGAAAACGGAGCCCAATCAGGAGGTCCGACGCTTTGTACTTTGTACATCTTCTCAAATGCGTCACTTTGATGATTTAGATTCTTTTCATAATCctgttgaacattttgcatatGCCGCTGAActtgctgtccaccctgtcgTTATTTGCGACCGTCCCTTTTCAGAAACCCTCGGATGCCATCACGACCGCCATTTTGCCTTTCTGCAATGGAAGCCGAAACAACTTTGCACTTGTTTGGTCATTTCATCCTATTTTCTATGTAAACGTGTGTTGTCAAGCTGAACATGTCCACGCCGTCATAGTAAGATATCACATGATTATAAAACTTTTCAGAAATGGGAACGCCCTCACGGAGCTGCCGCCAGGCTAGCCATCGGTGCTAATCAGCTGCTAGTGCCATGTGCGCTTGGAGGAAAACCGCTAGACGATAGCAACTGGATGCTAATGCTCTTTTCCTTtctcagtttgaaaaaaaaaaaaagtttgttgtgAGCTCCGGTGTTGCTAATAAACTGTCTCCTCTCATCCGCGGGATTGCGATGATGTCAACTTTACAAACCAATGaaatctttcaaaataaaacgtcACCAAGGTAACTAACACTCagtgttttgtatttgtatttttttctcccctcacaCTTCTGCGACCggcagcacggtgagcgactggttagcgcatccgcctcacagttgtgaggttgcgggttcaaatccggccctcCCATGTTCTCTGCGCGggtttcccaaaacatgcacggtaggttacttgaaaactctaaattgcccgtaggtgtgaatgtgcgtgagcgcgaatggtcgtttgtttctgtgtgcgctgcgattggctggcgagcatttcagggtgtacctcgcctctcccccgaagtcagctgggataggcctccagcacgcccgccgcCCGCGTGAGGCTCCGCGGTACGGAAACTGGAcggatggaaatggatggacttCTGCGACCAGTTGTTTCAAGTTTCACGTAGCCTCACCCGCTGCAGCCGTTCGCATTTTCCCTCGCTCGTTTGTCGGTCGTTCTCCGCCTTAGTGCGCCGCCTCGTTCGAGTGCCGAACATGTCGTCGTCTCTCACTTCTGAGCTCTCGCTGTCTCGGTCGCTCTCGGCAGACGGCCGCCTCGCGCCGAGCCGGGGTCCGCTGGTTTTTTTGCCGGCCTCCGTCGCGTCCGCTTCGCTTGCTCGTTTACGAAGTGAGGCGTGCGCTCTTCGTGCCGCTCCGTGTCCGAAGCGCCCGGAGATGACTTCCGTTGTCATTTGGCGTTTTTGAACTCAAATGCAAGAGGAAGATTGGAATCTTCATCatgatgaggaagaggaagagcgCTCCATTGCCACCACaagcaacaggaagtggagcgcaGAGACGTTTGAAAGCGGAGACCGCCTTTCAACTGTCGCCTTTAAGCACAGAGCTAGCATTGCGCTAATGCTAAGGCcagctttttttgtcttcatttcggCGGTgataattgtgttgtttttcttgagcGGCTGTCTGTCACGCCAACCGGCAGCATTTCCCGTTGCCAAGACGACCCGTGGAGGCGTCAGCCGTTGAATTTCACCTctggtgtgcgcgtgtgttgcCGTGGTAACGTGTCCTCCATTTTCCAAGCTGCTGCCGAAGGGGGCGGGGCTTGTCTCGTGTTTTCCAAAGAGGAAGGTTGACACGAAGCTTTTCGACGTCCTGCCGAGCAGACTTTGCGTTTCCTGTCCAGACAGGCTGCAGAGGGGCGTGGCTTTCTCTTTTTACTACAAACGCGCTTTTCCTCTCGAGCGACGCTGCTGGAAAATGTCTgccgataaaaaaaaataaactggaaGATTTTGGCATCGCCAATGTAAacgctttgttgttgttatcgCTTGATTATTGATAGAAAGTGGACATTTGGACACACTCAAccggatgagtgtgtgtgcgcgcgtgcttGCGCTGAGCTCATCTATTTCTTATATTAACGACTCATCTCCCGCGGACGGGAACGATGCGAACGCATCGCGGATGGTGTGATCAAGAAGAGGTTCCACTTCATTTGGGGGGAATTCTTTGATTTCACTTCAAACAAACACTATTTGATATGCAAATGCAGCTTCTGTGTTCATGACAAATTGATTTAAATTGTGCACCTTCACATCGTGctgcagtatatatatatatatatatatatacttttgaaacaaaagttgacactcatatatatatatatatatatatatatactgttcgATGTAGTTAATATTCCTGAAGCCATCAAATGCATCGAGTTTTGCtattccttttatttattaatagaaAACAATGCAGCTTGACAAGTGAGGAtgatcgctttttttttttttacattattgtgTTGATATTAAGTGAAGTGTCTTCGTgttatttgtctttcttttgcTTGATTGTCTTTTGCTGACATTTCCCCCCCTAAGAGTCAAACATTTTGCCGTCTTCACTCGCTCTCGTTTTTTTCTTGTGTCTCCAAACGGAATCCCAAATGTTGATCAATTTATCATTGTGatgatttggatttttatttttgcatcagCACTTGCTTTTCAAATCGCTCGATTAATCGTGCTTCCCTTCACTTTAACAATTTGACgcattggtgtttttttccgttgtcaaaaaaagaaaagtgagattcttcttattattattactgataTGACTATGAGGGGAGCACGCCGCGCCTGGGCGTCGTCGTGAGGCCAGAAGAAATCTCGCGGGATTTCCCTCATGAATATTTAACGAGCGTCTTTCTTCCAACAGGCCTTAATTGCGTCTTCAATTATTCAGGAGGCTCGCTCCCTTCCAGGAAATAGTCGGCACCCTCCCAGATGGGAGCCGCTCCACTGAGTCGTcatcgttccaaaaaaaaaaaagacaaacaatctcatttgttttcaattgaaatgcacaaaatgtattattatgtcAAAGAAAACCTAACAATGTGTCGTCTGTGctcgtgacatttttttccacgaAACCCGAACACGTCGGTATACGTGCGCGTGCACACCAAGTGAGCTTCGTGAAACACCCAAAAAGAAACATCAACGGCGTACGGCAAATGACGTCACCGTTGTGCCATGATGACGTTGGAATTGTTTTCGACTTGATTGAAAAGAACTTCGTTGATTCCCGTTTCGTGGTAAATATTGCTCGTGTgattatttcataaaaatggTGGCTGAttgttccaaaaaataaaatacaagtgGAAACATTTGCCTTTTGGTCTTTGGCCAGCTGAgtcctcatcttcatcttcatccatCAATACCGGATGAGCGTGTGCACTAGCTCATTAAtaatcaatgtgtgtgtgtgtgtgtgtgtgtgtgtgagagacacgTGAAAAAGACACAGTGATGTTGCAGACTTCCTTTCAaacagtattgttttattttgcactAAATCATTTTCTCATAATTCTATTTTCGTTAAAAGTGGAATAAAGTTTTGATGATAAATCTTTTTCTTAGGAATATTTTCTCTGAAGAATGCATCAGAAATCCTTTTTGGAAGGATTTGTAAAAGTTGCGAGCAAACAGACAGAAACGAACAAAGACatgaacatttattattattattattattattattatctcttATTACTTGTTATTTATTAGAACACAACAGTCTTGATTTAATAATGAATGGTTATTGATTGGTCGGAGCTACACTGGCCGTGATGTCGTAGTGgtattgcttttttgtttttcgatTTTTTTGCCGCaatcacaaacacaacaacGTTAACGCTAAACTTTCTATTCACGTactattaaaaaattaaaataacaaaacttctggaacatttcaggaaacCAGCACAAAATAACCTTGAGTCTTTCCTTCACAAAGTCTTTGCTAAATGTTAGCTAACCTGGAAGCACGCGCACTGGGCGTGAAACACTAAAACGTTAAAACACTAACCGTTAAAACGCTTCAGTGTGAAAACACTAAAATGTTAAAACGCTGAAAGTTTGAACAACTAAAACGTTACAACGCTTAAGCGTAACAAAAAcgttaaaacattaaaaagctaaaatgttaaaacgcttaagtaaaaaaaaaaaaaacaacattaaaaggCTGCTGTTACGCCACAACGCGATCCTAACCAAATGCCGTCAGCTGACGTACGGCCAAAGTCGCACATTTTCATCGTAACGTCAACACTTAGCTCCAAGCTAATTACCGTTAGCCGCTCAAATCATCAACAAAGTCAGTTGGGTGTTAGCCATGtttagaaaacattttcaaccaaGACTTTCACGGACGCAACTGGACTCCAGCCAGCGTCAGCTACGCTCGTGTCAGCGCAAAGGCGGCCCGCTACGCTGCGCTCGGTTTGTCGGCCGGAATGGCGGAAGCCGACGTTTGTGCTCATGTCCTAAAAAGGGTGAGGAAGTGACATCATGCAAGTCGACAACACTCACTGTCTGTCTGCGCCTTGAAAAAACATCGGTTGCGTTGGGACTCTTTCACTCGTTGCCTCCGTCGAGCAGGATTTGTATATTGTGGCCCGGAATCGTTCCCGAAGATGTCCACTAAAAGTCCTTTTGTAGCCATCGGGCAGTGTTCGATTCATCGTTTCAGCCCTCGTGAGCGATTGGGGAGTCGAGAACGAGTCAACGATTCCGAAAGCAGCGACTGCCTTCGGAATCGTTCGCTCGTTCCCCGATCACTCTATGATGTGTCATTTTTAATATCATtggatcaataacggtaaagacatgtcTTTACCGTTTGCTGTCCCAAATGAAGTTTCTGGATTGGGACATTTTGTCAAGATGCTAATGACATTTTGAATACAtgggatttttctcctatttcTTAATATACCACTTTTCTaagaaaactaacacaaatgcatctcagTGTCCAAagagttgctgttgtttttgtttgggtttttttccaaatatccCTCAAGCTGTCTTTAGCGTTAACGCCACAGGAGAGAGCCTCAATGCACCAGCGGGATCtgggatgaggcagccattttgaagTCACACAATCACAGATAGCAAAATAAATGCCGTTATTTCTCAGATATTGACggatatgtatgaatttgtgaaagtgtcggaACTATCGCGTGTCTTTACCGTGATACCGTTATCATTTCTGCACTTGtatccacagagtttgaagggcaacgcgtgcaaattgtgcaactcgCACTAGTTTAATCAAGCCGTTTATGTCTTTAGCATTATGCAAATAGTGAGCTTCAATGGGCCACCGCCGTTTGCTCCGTCAATAACGATTGCTTTTACTACCAATGCCGCaaatttttgaaaataggacttgaGGTGGCACGGGAGTCACTTACACACAGAAAACAGAAGCGgcataaaactaaaaaaatcgCTAAATAAGAATTGGAGTGcgtttaccattattgatccaATAATTTGAAAACGACACGTATACGCATTTTCTGTCGTTGACTCTATAGCTGAAACCATTTATCGAATACTACAAGGAGACTTTTATATAGCGGTGACGATTTAGTAACTCGTGAGGGATTCCCAACACaaccccaaaacaaagaaaagaagctAGCTCCTAAGTTAGCAAGCTAGCTGCTAAAAGTATTAGCCTTGCAAGTCATTTTGCAGGGGAACAATTTGCCGAATATTCCGCCCTCCCGCTCGACCCGTGATGGCGTTTTAAGAAATTCCTCTGGCGTGCCATCCAAAtgtcatcaaaagtttcagcaAAGGGTCAGCAAAGCGTCTTGGCGGCCGTGTGATTGGACGACGCGCCTGGAAGGCAATGTTGAGGATAAAGACGATCCGGTGCTTTCCCGTCAGTGGTTTtcctgttgattttttttaatttgtgttgttgttgttgttttttgtctctCTTAGAGGGCCAGCAGCCAGGTGAGCAGGCCGGGCAGCGCCGCCGCCAGGAGCGGGCCCGCCGGGCCCCGGGCCGTACCCCGCCCGGGGTGGGCGCCGTTCCCCACGGCGCAAAGTTCAAACAAACTCCCGCGGAAATCCAGACTGCGAGATTCCTCCTTGAGTTTCTCCCAAAGGTCGCTGGCGCCTTCCTGGCAGTCGGACAACGCCGTGCTCGCGCACGAGTGGAAGTCGTTCCAGTAGCTGTCAGGACACGGGGTGGGCGGGGGGGCGGGCATAGAGGACAACACAACAAGGGAGGgaaaataatcaattaaaataacaaatagagGTTTGATTTGACGGCCATATTGCCCGTGCAGCAGTCGAGGGACTACTGCCGCAGCTTAATGAGGCCTGTAGCTCCGCCCACTGGCCACCATGTGACCAATGAGGCGTGCACAATGTGACCTTTGACCTCGGTAattagagtgtgtgtgtgtgagggggaaGCCACGCCCCCTCCCCGCTGTGATGAAGCTGTCACCCAAATcaagtgcgtgtgtgcgtgtgtgcgtgcgccatCTGGAGCGGGCGTGTCAGCCCGACAGGCGTCCCTCATGGAACGTGTCCGGGTGTCACGGAGGACACTGGCTCCGCCCAACAAACAGTCACTTTGCAGCCACACGGGGCGGGGCTTATCGACACGCCCAATTAGCCACATTGCTCGAAGATCATCACGGTTACAATAATTATGTTGTCGTTTTACGTGCTCAACATCAAAAGTATTCATCGCTACGGTCATTTAAAATGATAGCAATAAAATGCTAACACATTTGTGTTATTTCAAAACTAGCATGTGTAtgttaataaaatacatgtttgtGTTCACATTAAAAATCCTAACATGTTTGTGTTAAAAGATAACAAAATTAAATGCTAACGTAGAGTATGAAATGCTATCATCTTCATGTAAAGTTATACATTCATAAActgcaaacatttattttcttacatTGCTTAAACATTTAGTTTAATAAAATGCCAACGTTTGCTTGATTAGAATTTAGTTTtaacaaaatgctaacatgttagTTTTGATAAAATGATAACATATCAATTGTAATAAAATGCCAACTTTTGAGTTTGAACAAAACGTCAACGTGTTCGTTTTAACAGAACGCTAACATGTTACTTTTCCTAAAATGCTAACGTGTTATTATTGATCAAACGCTAACATGTTAGCTTAAACAAAATGCTCCCATGTTAGTTTTGTCAGTCCAATGCTAGCATGTTTATGGctgcagtgtgcgtgtgtgtcgtaCGTGCAGATCTTGTTCAGGTTCTGCTGGTCGTCGAGGTCCGGGGGGTAGTTGGCCATGTTGTCTCCCAGCTGCAGCAGACAGTCGGAAAAACCCTTGAAGACGGCGTCGCAGTGGGCGGAGCTTACCAGCGCCGTCTGCAGCAGCCACACTGGCAACGGCGACAAACAAAGGACATCGGTGTCGGAAACGCGACGTGACGTTCGTGACCATGTTGCCGTTGCCGTGGCGATGTCGtgacggcccgcgggccagaaccggccc contains:
- the nrn1a gene encoding neuritin; the encoded protein is MAGSLALVLALHFVWLLQTALVSSAHCDAVFKGFSDCLLQLGDNMANYPPDLDDQQNLNKICTYWNDFHSCASTALSDCQEGASDLWEKLKEESRSLDFRGSLFELCAVGNGAHPGRGTARGPAGPLLAAALPGLLTWLLAL